One genomic window of Marinobacter adhaerens HP15 includes the following:
- a CDS encoding single-stranded DNA-binding protein, translated as MSHNMFQFIGNLTRDTELHNSQGGSSRAIFDIAVNSTWGKGADKKEKTDFFRIKSFGAIADNAGRYLGKGSKVFVQGRIENTRFEKDGKTEFGTDFIVEKIDYLDTKAPEGQQQG; from the coding sequence ATGAGCCACAATATGTTTCAGTTTATCGGAAATCTTACCCGTGATACAGAGCTACATAACAGCCAGGGCGGCAGCAGTCGCGCAATTTTTGACATTGCTGTTAACAGCACATGGGGCAAGGGAGCTGACAAGAAAGAGAAGACCGATTTTTTCCGCATCAAGTCTTTTGGTGCGATAGCCGACAATGCAGGCCGCTACCTGGGGAAAGGTTCCAAGGTGTTTGTTCAGGGCCGCATTGAAAACACTCGCTTTGAAAAAGATGGCAAAACCGAGTTTGGCACCGACTTCATTGTAGAAAAGATTGATTACCTAGACACAAAAGCCCCGGAAGGACAACAACAGGGGTAA
- the trfA gene encoding plasmid replication initiator TrfA, producing MADYFNKQEYIRKLIDSGVEPDKAEEIASRTNYYRNRSAQAEVRPIGEAITLPGIPEPEAPALSDTTKAKQNTTEASDPAPAAKGETMSDKKPGRKKGATDALASKVDEARQAALLKHTKQEIKDAQLSLFDIAPWGDHMRALPNDYARSALFTVRNKRAPRLALQNEPIYSIGDDVNITYTGVELRAEDDELVWQQVMEYSKRSPIGDPISFTFYELCKDLGWSINGRYYKKAEECLSRLQASAMQFESKRVGRLESLSLISRFRVLDRGKRNSRCQVMIDEEMVVLFAGDYYSRFIWDKYRKLSPTARRMFDYFASHKEPFPLKLETFRLMCGSESTRAKKWREQVGAACDELRESGLVAHAWVAGEQLHCKRS from the coding sequence ATGGCAGATTACTTTAATAAACAAGAATATATCCGAAAGCTGATTGATAGCGGTGTTGAGCCGGACAAAGCGGAAGAAATTGCGTCCAGGACCAACTATTATCGGAACCGATCAGCACAAGCGGAGGTTCGCCCAATAGGCGAGGCTATTACCCTGCCGGGTATTCCTGAACCCGAAGCCCCTGCCCTTTCTGATACGACCAAAGCAAAACAGAACACCACGGAGGCCAGCGACCCGGCCCCGGCTGCCAAGGGGGAAACCATGAGCGACAAGAAGCCAGGGCGAAAAAAAGGCGCGACGGATGCACTGGCCTCGAAGGTTGACGAAGCCCGGCAAGCAGCGTTGCTAAAACACACTAAACAAGAGATCAAAGACGCTCAGTTATCGTTGTTCGATATTGCCCCCTGGGGGGATCACATGCGGGCACTGCCGAACGACTACGCCCGCTCGGCGTTGTTCACTGTCCGTAACAAGCGAGCGCCCCGCCTGGCCCTGCAAAACGAGCCTATCTATAGCATCGGTGACGATGTGAACATTACTTACACAGGCGTAGAGCTACGGGCGGAGGATGACGAGTTGGTATGGCAACAGGTCATGGAGTATTCCAAGCGTTCGCCTATTGGCGACCCTATCAGCTTTACATTCTATGAGCTGTGTAAGGACTTGGGATGGTCAATCAATGGCCGCTATTACAAAAAGGCCGAAGAGTGTTTGTCACGGTTGCAAGCATCGGCCATGCAATTTGAATCCAAACGAGTTGGACGGCTTGAGTCACTGTCACTAATCAGCCGGTTTCGTGTCCTGGATCGAGGCAAGCGCAATTCTCGATGCCAGGTCATGATTGATGAAGAAATGGTTGTGCTGTTCGCTGGTGATTACTATTCCCGCTTTATTTGGGACAAGTACCGTAAGCTGTCCCCCACGGCCCGCCGTATGTTCGATTACTTTGCTTCACACAAGGAGCCGTTCCCGTTGAAACTAGAAACCTTCCGGCTTATGTGCGGCTCAGAATCAACCAGGGCTAAGAAGTGGCGGGAGCAGGTAGGGGCTGCGTGTGACGAGCTGAGAGAAAGCGGCCTTGTTGCCCATGCTTGGGTTGCCGGGGAGCAATTGCACTGCAAGCGAAGCTGA
- a CDS encoding antirestriction protein, which translates to MTDTTDYTPVTASLVAEDNRMGFYPAAFGEARMMRGEALVLGYMGNLSQDYKGAFWHFYTLSNGGYYMAPAIDTEMHLEVSGNWFSGSMSADAAGIVATLFAFGHLAAEAQGTAEGDALIDRYHFLREYALDHAEAAAILGAID; encoded by the coding sequence ATGACTGATACAACCGATTACACCCCTGTTACTGCTTCCCTGGTCGCAGAAGATAACCGCATGGGGTTTTACCCTGCTGCATTTGGTGAAGCTCGCATGATGCGCGGCGAAGCCCTGGTGCTGGGTTACATGGGTAATCTTTCCCAGGACTACAAAGGCGCGTTCTGGCACTTCTATACCCTATCGAACGGCGGCTATTACATGGCTCCTGCGATTGATACCGAAATGCACCTGGAGGTTTCAGGTAACTGGTTTTCTGGCTCTATGTCGGCTGACGCGGCGGGGATCGTAGCCACGTTGTTCGCATTTGGACACCTTGCAGCCGAAGCCCAGGGCACCGCCGAGGGTGACGCCCTGATTGACCGCTATCACTTCCTGAGAGAGTACGCCCTTGATCACGCGGAAGCCGCTGCGATCCTTGGCGCTATCGACTGA
- the kleA gene encoding stable inheritance protein KleA has translation MTTSKIMSWVDALPNVAATDFTARRDSIADKMAEAQELEQRASKLREEAYFASLKLEGDAKGKWSIETVEQAKHRADF, from the coding sequence ATGACTACTAGCAAAATCATGTCTTGGGTCGATGCGCTGCCGAACGTAGCCGCGACTGACTTCACCGCTCGCCGTGACTCCATTGCGGACAAGATGGCAGAAGCTCAGGAGCTGGAACAGCGGGCGTCAAAACTGCGTGAAGAGGCTTATTTTGCCAGTCTTAAACTGGAAGGTGACGCCAAAGGGAAATGGTCGATTGAGACCGTAGAACAGGCAAAACACCGGGCTGATTTTTAG
- the kleE gene encoding KleE stable inheritance protein produces the protein MSKSNIIKFPKAGPTDSGPPDPQPKAQAKQQPSKPQSNPKKGGGFLAAILRWVWIGVVLVWPLLKWVISIDVFFQGVRAVYYWDDPTVHAGWTFLAHFAVLTVLTYFVSVFKPKGV, from the coding sequence ATGTCAAAGTCAAATATTATCAAGTTTCCGAAAGCTGGCCCTACTGATTCAGGGCCGCCGGACCCGCAACCAAAAGCACAGGCCAAGCAACAGCCGAGCAAGCCGCAGAGCAACCCGAAGAAAGGCGGGGGATTTCTGGCGGCTATTCTGCGTTGGGTATGGATAGGCGTTGTCCTGGTGTGGCCGTTGCTTAAATGGGTTATCTCTATCGACGTTTTCTTTCAGGGTGTCCGCGCCGTGTACTACTGGGATGATCCAACGGTACATGCAGGGTGGACGTTCCTGGCTCATTTTGCCGTGCTGACTGTCCTCACTTATTTTGTGTCGGTATTCAAACCCAAAGGCGTTTAA
- a CDS encoding transcriptional regulator KorA, protein MKKQLTESQFQAAIKGLGVGQQTLEIAHGVLVEGKTQAEFVALLGVTKGAVNQAVKRIWDAHKALTPEGYERVTAILPEHQAFIVKKWAEDAKKKRDT, encoded by the coding sequence ATGAAGAAACAACTAACGGAGTCCCAATTTCAAGCTGCAATCAAGGGCTTGGGAGTAGGACAGCAAACGCTCGAAATAGCGCATGGCGTCTTGGTGGAGGGGAAAACTCAAGCCGAGTTCGTAGCGTTATTGGGAGTGACAAAAGGAGCGGTCAATCAGGCCGTCAAGAGAATTTGGGACGCTCACAAGGCGCTGACGCCGGAGGGGTACGAGCGAGTCACGGCAATACTGCCGGAACATCAAGCGTTCATCGTCAAGAAGTGGGCGGAGGACGCCAAGAAGAAAAGGGACACGTAA
- a CDS encoding ParA family protein, whose amino-acid sequence MKTLVTANQKGGVGKTSTLVHLAFDFYERGKKVAVIDLDTQGNASYTLQEFRTGVVASNFFNGGPFDVVNGGDAPGMALIESDAALANMETMSLGRAGEHFRAGIASLAEQGFDVCLIDTAPSLGVSMAAALIAADYVLSPVELEAYSIQGIKKMNAAIANVRKANPKLQFLGMVPSKVDGRNPRHGRHLEQLQQAFPQLMLPTTIGLRSSIADALASGVPVWKIKKTAARKAAKEVRALADLVFTKMEITA is encoded by the coding sequence ATGAAAACACTGGTCACGGCAAACCAAAAAGGCGGCGTCGGCAAAACATCAACCTTGGTGCATCTGGCGTTTGATTTCTATGAACGCGGCAAAAAGGTGGCCGTGATCGACCTGGATACCCAGGGTAATGCCTCTTACACGCTCCAGGAGTTCCGCACGGGCGTTGTAGCAAGCAACTTTTTCAATGGCGGCCCGTTCGACGTTGTGAATGGAGGGGACGCGCCTGGCATGGCTCTTATTGAGTCTGACGCCGCCTTGGCAAACATGGAAACCATGTCCCTTGGTCGCGCTGGTGAACATTTCAGAGCAGGTATTGCGAGCCTTGCAGAACAAGGCTTTGACGTGTGCTTGATCGACACGGCCCCTTCCCTTGGTGTGAGTATGGCCGCCGCGCTGATTGCTGCGGATTATGTCCTGTCCCCTGTTGAGCTGGAAGCCTATTCAATTCAAGGCATCAAGAAAATGAATGCGGCCATTGCGAACGTGCGCAAGGCTAACCCTAAGCTGCAATTTTTGGGCATGGTGCCGAGCAAGGTGGACGGACGAAACCCCCGCCACGGTCGCCACCTGGAACAGCTCCAGCAGGCATTTCCGCAACTTATGCTTCCTACCACAATCGGCCTGCGTAGCAGCATAGCGGACGCACTCGCTTCCGGGGTGCCGGTCTGGAAAATCAAAAAAACGGCTGCCAGAAAAGCCGCGAAAGAAGTTCGCGCCCTGGCTGACCTTGTGTTTACAAAAATGGAGATCACCGCATGA
- a CDS encoding transcriptional repressor gene korB yields the protein MSAQKEQKMEGLGLEGIGDLSGLLNDPENTNGGGAGPLELALDLIDEDPNQPRTEDNPGFSKSSLEELAATIRHRGVKTPISVRENQDEPGRFIINHGARRFRGSRIAEKETIPAFIDNDYNEADQVIENLQRNELTAREIADYIGRELAKDVKKGDIAAAIGKSAAFVSQHVTLLDLPEPIAEAFNTGRVNDVTVINELVKAYKKNPDEVVAWLADDEQEITRGSVKLLREYLDDKRKHEDEERDPNTVDAFTGQTDAEGDDDQEEEEGETPPKKEPKEQDPDKLKKAIIMVKHDERMGRLMLNRRPTAEGWAWIKYEDDGHEFEADLGTVELMALMDGA from the coding sequence ATGAGCGCGCAAAAAGAACAGAAAATGGAGGGGCTGGGTCTGGAGGGTATTGGCGACCTGTCCGGGCTTCTGAACGACCCCGAAAACACCAACGGCGGCGGCGCTGGCCCCTTGGAACTGGCCTTGGACCTGATAGATGAAGATCCAAACCAGCCACGTACCGAGGACAACCCTGGCTTTTCAAAATCGAGCCTGGAAGAGCTGGCCGCTACCATTCGCCATCGAGGCGTTAAAACGCCTATTTCAGTGCGCGAGAACCAGGACGAACCGGGCCGCTTCATCATCAACCACGGCGCTCGCCGCTTCCGTGGTAGCCGTATCGCTGAGAAGGAAACTATCCCGGCGTTTATCGACAACGATTACAACGAAGCGGACCAGGTGATTGAAAACCTGCAACGCAACGAGCTGACGGCCCGCGAGATTGCCGACTACATTGGCCGCGAACTGGCTAAGGACGTTAAGAAGGGGGATATTGCGGCAGCTATCGGCAAATCCGCTGCATTCGTGAGCCAGCACGTTACCTTGCTCGACCTGCCGGAACCGATTGCTGAGGCATTCAACACTGGCCGCGTTAATGACGTGACCGTGATTAACGAGCTGGTTAAGGCTTACAAGAAGAACCCGGACGAGGTTGTTGCCTGGCTGGCCGACGACGAGCAGGAGATAACACGCGGATCGGTGAAGCTGCTGCGTGAGTACCTGGACGACAAGCGCAAGCATGAGGACGAGGAACGCGACCCGAACACCGTGGATGCTTTCACCGGCCAGACTGATGCCGAAGGCGACGACGACCAGGAAGAGGAAGAGGGCGAAACCCCGCCGAAGAAGGAGCCGAAGGAGCAAGACCCGGACAAGCTGAAAAAAGCGATTATCATGGTCAAGCATGACGAGCGCATGGGCCGACTGATGCTTAATCGTCGTCCTACTGCTGAGGGCTGGGCCTGGATCAAATACGAGGACGACGGCCACGAGTTTGAAGCGGACCTTGGAACGGTTGAGCTGATGGCCTTGATGGACGGAGCTTAA
- a CDS encoding DNA-binding protein produces MAISKEQIFQVADELDAAGQNPTLAAVRKALDGGSYTTISEAMKEWRAAKAADATPIQEPPPPGVMDKLSEVGAEIWGVALELANGRLASEREGLEAARLEMEASRLEAVELADQLSADLDDSRNQVASLEGVAQELRAEVDDLKGKLTTATERATTAEARSGEMERRANDLRSELDRAHQEADKNRQALERVQEAAAKAADTHKAELAQAQADAKQAAKDHKTELAQSQADAKQAAKEYQEQVEALRAQHSQALESAQEAKAAAQAEAERLAAVNSSLESKQAQAEEKLAVLTGEVEKAGAERDSALAAVATAREEAAALRGRVEGLEIALSRGEKGDGSQK; encoded by the coding sequence ATGGCAATCAGCAAAGAGCAGATTTTCCAGGTGGCCGACGAGCTGGACGCAGCCGGTCAAAACCCTACCCTTGCAGCGGTACGCAAGGCCCTAGACGGCGGCAGTTACACCACGATCAGTGAAGCAATGAAGGAATGGCGAGCGGCCAAGGCTGCCGACGCTACGCCGATTCAAGAGCCGCCCCCGCCTGGTGTTATGGATAAGCTGTCGGAGGTTGGGGCCGAGATTTGGGGCGTGGCCCTGGAGCTGGCGAACGGTCGCCTTGCTAGTGAGCGCGAAGGCTTGGAAGCGGCCCGGTTGGAAATGGAGGCTTCCAGACTTGAGGCTGTCGAACTGGCAGATCAGCTATCGGCAGACCTGGACGACTCGCGCAATCAGGTTGCGAGCCTGGAGGGCGTGGCCCAGGAGTTGCGGGCAGAAGTGGACGACTTGAAAGGCAAGCTGACCACGGCCACCGAGCGAGCCACTACCGCCGAGGCCCGTAGTGGTGAAATGGAGCGGCGAGCCAATGACTTGCGTTCCGAACTGGATCGGGCGCACCAGGAGGCAGACAAAAACCGTCAGGCGCTGGAACGTGTCCAGGAGGCCGCAGCGAAAGCAGCCGACACCCATAAAGCCGAGCTGGCACAAGCCCAGGCTGATGCAAAGCAGGCGGCCAAGGATCACAAGACAGAGTTGGCACAATCTCAAGCCGATGCGAAGCAAGCGGCTAAAGAGTACCAGGAGCAAGTCGAGGCGCTGCGAGCGCAGCACAGTCAGGCGCTGGAGAGTGCCCAGGAGGCCAAAGCAGCCGCACAGGCCGAGGCTGAGCGACTGGCTGCCGTCAACTCTTCCCTGGAGTCCAAACAGGCGCAAGCCGAGGAAAAACTTGCTGTATTGACAGGTGAAGTCGAGAAAGCAGGTGCGGAGCGCGATTCTGCCCTGGCGGCGGTGGCGACGGCCAGAGAGGAAGCGGCGGCACTGCGCGGACGTGTTGAAGGGCTAGAAATTGCGCTTTCACGCGGGGAGAAGGGCGACGGTTCGCAGAAATAA
- the kfrB gene encoding IncP plasmid survival protein KfrB (KfrA, KfrB, and KfrC together were shown to be essential for IncP-1 plasmid R751.) — protein sequence MKQRLLVMNGQRIVQTDQGGAWANQKVDKAGALKPGIYNLYMAKEADKSQRHDGVIVHADNNKIYQQIGKNFVMHSKSDFDIVPDIGSAKSISYDAQGKALVAQAVKLSRGRSR from the coding sequence ATGAAGCAACGCCTTTTGGTTATGAACGGCCAGCGGATCGTTCAGACCGACCAGGGTGGCGCATGGGCTAATCAAAAGGTTGATAAGGCCGGAGCGTTGAAGCCCGGCATATACAACCTTTACATGGCTAAGGAAGCCGATAAGTCACAGCGCCATGATGGCGTGATTGTTCATGCCGATAACAACAAAATATACCAGCAGATAGGCAAAAACTTTGTCATGCACTCTAAGTCAGATTTCGATATAGTACCTGATATTGGGAGTGCAAAAAGCATTAGCTACGACGCCCAGGGCAAGGCATTAGTCGCCCAGGCTGTCAAACTCAGCAGAGGACGCTCCCGATAG
- a CDS encoding phosphoribosyltransferase has protein sequence MKNEPEYQAAKSGDMPAAIELVDRLLTDETVEKIREQMGDSKPLVLPVLAVEAAGNNKIPLAMAEALADRLGLDVELGIIQSDKVGRTDTGADHRLAFNPTFEGDVKQGQKYLVVDDTLTMGGTVASLRGYVENRGGKVVAASVMTAHEGALNLPVKPSMLAAIENKHGPSMNQFWQETFGYGTDKLTQGEAGHLKSAKTVDAIRERITAARHEGIERLGANRVEAPPRSKSAGRSGLTGESLVSSAEGLEVEQQAMIEGASVEQGYQETLAMYVQAKHDQVESIEDRLENLINRQQARLQQTQSNRPGFLSMPGTRKAWQASQAQQQGRLQTLHARLETVREIKEGMGLHSPRVEELATRKMRAENPELAADWDSMKQAERQHQALMKKQEQEKKQTQEKSRGLSLGLNRPPQ, from the coding sequence TTGAAAAACGAACCCGAGTACCAGGCAGCCAAGTCTGGCGACATGCCTGCTGCTATCGAGCTAGTAGATAGGCTTCTCACCGATGAAACGGTGGAGAAGATCAGGGAGCAAATGGGGGACAGCAAGCCCCTGGTGTTGCCAGTTTTGGCCGTTGAGGCGGCTGGTAACAACAAAATACCGTTGGCAATGGCCGAGGCGCTTGCGGATCGGTTGGGCCTTGATGTTGAGCTGGGGATAATCCAGAGCGACAAGGTAGGTCGAACTGATACCGGCGCAGACCATCGCCTGGCGTTCAATCCTACATTCGAGGGTGACGTTAAACAGGGGCAAAAGTACCTGGTTGTTGACGACACTTTGACAATGGGGGGAACGGTCGCCTCTTTGCGGGGCTATGTGGAGAATCGAGGCGGCAAAGTTGTCGCTGCTTCGGTGATGACTGCGCATGAAGGGGCGCTTAACCTGCCGGTTAAGCCTTCCATGTTGGCAGCCATTGAAAATAAGCACGGCCCGAGTATGAATCAATTTTGGCAGGAGACGTTTGGTTATGGAACCGACAAACTCACACAAGGTGAAGCTGGACACCTCAAATCAGCCAAGACCGTTGACGCAATCAGAGAAAGAATCACTGCGGCAAGACATGAAGGCATCGAGCGATTGGGCGCGAACCGAGTTGAAGCGCCGCCGCGCTCAAAAAGCGCGGGGCGTTCGGGTCTAACCGGAGAAAGTCTAGTTTCGTCTGCTGAGGGGTTGGAAGTCGAACAGCAGGCCATGATTGAAGGGGCGTCCGTTGAGCAGGGCTATCAAGAAACCCTTGCCATGTATGTCCAGGCCAAACATGACCAGGTTGAAAGCATTGAGGATCGGCTAGAAAACTTGATCAACCGGCAGCAAGCTCGATTGCAACAAACGCAATCAAACCGCCCCGGTTTTCTGTCTATGCCTGGAACCCGGAAAGCCTGGCAGGCTTCCCAGGCGCAACAGCAAGGCAGGCTCCAGACGCTTCATGCTCGCCTGGAGACAGTCCGGGAAATTAAGGAAGGTATGGGGTTGCATTCGCCGCGTGTTGAAGAGCTGGCGACCAGGAAGATGCGGGCAGAGAACCCCGAGCTGGCTGCGGATTGGGATTCAATGAAGCAGGCCGAGCGGCAGCACCAGGCGTTAATGAAAAAACAGGAGCAGGAGAAGAAGCAAACCCAAGAGAAAAGCAGGGGCTTATCCCTTGGGTTGAATCGACCGCCTCAATAG